A stretch of the Pantoea deleyi genome encodes the following:
- a CDS encoding Glu/Leu/Phe/Val family dehydrogenase, with the protein MDKLSYASESSTSAWSTYLQQIDRVAPYLGDLSRWIDTLRHPKRALIVDIPLQMDDGSIRHFEGYRVQHNLSRGPGKGGIRYHPDVDLNEVMALSAWMTIKCAAVNLPYGGAKGGIRVDPFKLSESELERLTRRYTSEIGIIIGPQKDIPAPDVGTNSKVMAWMMDTYSMNLGTTVTGVVTGKPIHLGGSLGREKATGRGVFITGREVARRAGIEIEGARVAVQGFGNVGSEAARLFDEAGARVVVIQDHTATLFNADGINMAALTEWQIAHKQIAGFPGAQDIEKEAFWTTEMDILIPAALEGQITRERAEILSCKLVLEGANGPTYPDADDMLATRGIIVVPDVVCNAGGVTVSYFEWVQDMASFFWSEEEINRRSDKIMTEAMVHVWEKSKEKACSLRTAAYIVACERILMARKDRGIFPG; encoded by the coding sequence ATGGATAAGTTATCTTATGCGTCTGAAAGCAGCACATCTGCCTGGTCCACCTATCTGCAGCAAATCGACCGGGTTGCGCCCTATCTGGGCGACCTTTCACGTTGGATAGATACTTTGCGTCATCCTAAACGCGCGTTGATTGTCGATATTCCCCTGCAGATGGATGATGGCTCGATTCGTCACTTCGAAGGCTATCGCGTTCAGCACAACCTTTCGCGCGGCCCCGGTAAAGGGGGGATCCGCTATCACCCGGACGTTGATCTTAATGAAGTGATGGCGCTCTCCGCCTGGATGACCATTAAATGTGCGGCGGTAAACCTGCCTTACGGCGGTGCCAAGGGCGGCATCCGTGTCGATCCGTTTAAACTCTCCGAGAGCGAACTGGAGCGTCTGACCCGCCGCTACACCAGCGAAATCGGTATCATCATCGGGCCGCAGAAAGATATTCCGGCACCGGACGTCGGCACCAACAGCAAAGTGATGGCGTGGATGATGGATACTTACTCCATGAACCTCGGCACCACCGTGACGGGCGTCGTCACCGGCAAACCGATTCACCTGGGCGGCTCACTGGGGCGTGAAAAAGCCACCGGCCGTGGCGTATTCATCACCGGACGCGAAGTGGCGCGCCGCGCAGGCATCGAGATCGAAGGTGCCCGCGTGGCCGTGCAGGGCTTCGGTAACGTCGGCAGCGAAGCGGCCCGTCTGTTTGATGAAGCCGGTGCGCGTGTGGTGGTGATTCAGGACCACACCGCCACGCTGTTCAACGCCGATGGCATTAATATGGCAGCGCTGACCGAATGGCAGATCGCTCACAAGCAGATTGCCGGTTTCCCTGGCGCGCAGGACATTGAGAAAGAGGCGTTCTGGACCACCGAAATGGATATCCTGATCCCGGCCGCACTGGAAGGGCAGATTACCCGTGAACGTGCAGAAATCCTGAGCTGTAAGCTGGTGCTGGAAGGCGCGAATGGCCCGACCTATCCGGATGCGGATGACATGCTGGCTACACGCGGCATCATCGTGGTGCCGGATGTGGTCTGTAACGCGGGCGGGGTGACCGTGAGTTACTTCGAATGGGTGCAGGATATGGCCAGCTTCTTCTGGAGCGAAGAGGAGATCAACCGCCGCTCCGATAAGATCATGACGGAAGCGATGGTGCACGTCTGGGAGAAATCGAAGGAGAAAGCGTGCTCGCTGCGCACCGCGGCCTACATCGTGGCCTGTGAGCGCATTCTGATGGCGCGTAAAGATCGCGGTATCTTCCCGGGTTAA
- a CDS encoding DUF1090 domain-containing protein produces the protein MKKRLLAFGLCLLPLTFTAAHAASDLTGCAAKKQAIETQLAFARQHNNSQQAAGLEKALREVEQHCTGSGLLKQRQEKVAEKKRKVGEREQALAKAKAEGRSASKIQKREEKLAEARQELDEAEQALRQ, from the coding sequence ATGAAAAAGAGATTACTGGCCTTTGGCCTCTGCCTGTTACCCCTTACCTTCACCGCTGCGCATGCGGCTTCTGACCTGACCGGCTGTGCCGCTAAAAAGCAGGCGATCGAGACACAACTCGCTTTTGCCCGGCAGCACAACAACAGCCAGCAGGCTGCCGGCCTTGAAAAGGCGCTGCGTGAAGTGGAGCAGCACTGCACCGGGAGCGGCCTGCTGAAGCAGCGTCAGGAAAAGGTGGCGGAGAAAAAGCGTAAGGTCGGGGAGCGCGAACAGGCGCTGGCAAAAGCAAAAGCGGAAGGACGCAGCGCCAGCAAAATCCAGAAGCGGGAAGAGAAACTGGCCGAAGCCCGCCAGGAACTCGACGAGGCCGAACAGGCTCTGCGGCAGTAA
- a CDS encoding MerR family transcriptional regulator, with product MQFHTTDTICAFTGTHPANLKRWMKQGLLTAQADAESWSDDHLREIHTLINLTATGATLEEIRQSQQAASTVKTQGWAARKGDMLWQLEFGTPLSLSRQMHHMASNYSGDDFIINLLRPLSSWLHADQRQGAARRLDRFEQTVLQQAGRVKRASSRSVTAVPLFLEAVSVLDKTEIWLEAIRLTAMGFDVAVDARASGKPATKIQNHEHHVMWCGAGISQAMQDYFEQESQAGHPIMLSGPDRNLLFSHTSASSAA from the coding sequence ATGCAATTTCATACGACTGATACGATCTGTGCGTTTACCGGCACCCATCCCGCGAACCTGAAACGCTGGATGAAGCAGGGTTTACTGACGGCACAGGCGGATGCGGAAAGCTGGAGTGACGATCACCTCCGCGAAATTCACACCCTGATCAACTTAACGGCTACAGGCGCCACGCTGGAGGAGATCCGGCAGAGTCAGCAGGCGGCCTCGACGGTGAAGACACAAGGCTGGGCGGCGCGTAAAGGCGACATGCTCTGGCAGCTGGAGTTCGGCACCCCGCTGTCGCTCTCCCGTCAGATGCACCATATGGCCAGCAACTACAGCGGCGATGACTTCATCATCAATCTGCTGCGGCCGCTGAGCAGCTGGCTCCATGCGGACCAGCGTCAGGGCGCCGCGCGCCGCCTCGATCGTTTCGAGCAGACCGTACTGCAGCAGGCGGGCCGGGTGAAGCGCGCCTCGTCGCGTAGCGTCACCGCCGTTCCGCTGTTTCTGGAAGCGGTCAGCGTGCTGGATAAAACGGAGATCTGGCTGGAAGCGATTCGTCTGACGGCGATGGGCTTCGATGTGGCGGTTGACGCCCGGGCAAGCGGTAAGCCTGCCACGAAAATCCAGAACCATGAGCACCATGTGATGTGGTGTGGTGCCGGCATCAGTCAGGCGATGCAGGACTACTTCGAACAGGAATCTCAGGCGGGGCATCCGATCATGCTTTCCGGCCCCGATCGCAATCTGCTGTTTTCCCACACTTCCGCATCCAGCGCTGCCTGA
- a CDS encoding DUF1348 family protein, with the protein MEQSRPPLPPFTRPEQAREKVRLAEDGWNSRDAERVALAYSVDSQWRNRDTFLIGRAEIVAFLQQKWQREHAYRLIKELWSFDQNRIAVRFAYEWHDDNQQWYRSYGNENWAFDAQGLMKQRFASINDLKISEAQRLFHWPQGRRPDDHPSLSDLGL; encoded by the coding sequence TTGGAACAATCACGTCCGCCTTTACCGCCCTTTACCCGCCCCGAACAGGCGAGGGAGAAAGTCCGGCTGGCCGAAGATGGCTGGAACAGCCGCGATGCGGAGCGGGTCGCACTGGCCTACTCCGTGGACAGTCAGTGGCGCAATCGCGATACCTTTCTGATCGGCCGGGCTGAAATCGTCGCTTTTCTGCAGCAGAAGTGGCAGCGGGAGCACGCGTACCGGCTGATTAAGGAGCTGTGGAGTTTTGATCAGAACCGGATTGCGGTGCGTTTTGCCTATGAGTGGCACGACGATAATCAGCAGTGGTATCGCTCATACGGCAATGAGAACTGGGCGTTTGATGCGCAGGGGCTGATGAAGCAGCGCTTTGCCAGCATCAATGATCTGAAAATCAGCGAGGCGCAGCGGCTGTTTCACTGGCCTCAGGGACGACGCCCAGACGACCATCCGTCGCTGAGCGATCTCGGCTTGTAG
- a CDS encoding 6,7-dimethyl-8-ribityllumazine synthase: MQPLKVAFIKANWHSEIVSQVLTGFEQEMESRGATCEIRTWDVPGAFEMPLLAQRLAQTGKYDAIVCAALVVDGGIYRHDFVAQAVVSGLMQAQLATNVPVFSVSLTPHNFQPSAEFIDFYTHHFVKKGQEAARAVCQIHALEL; the protein is encoded by the coding sequence ATGCAGCCGTTGAAAGTCGCCTTTATCAAAGCTAACTGGCATAGCGAAATCGTTTCACAGGTCCTGACCGGCTTTGAACAGGAAATGGAGAGCCGCGGTGCGACCTGCGAGATCAGGACATGGGATGTGCCGGGCGCTTTTGAAATGCCGCTGCTGGCGCAACGTCTGGCGCAGACCGGCAAATATGATGCGATCGTCTGTGCGGCTCTGGTGGTGGATGGCGGAATCTACCGTCACGATTTCGTCGCCCAGGCGGTAGTCAGTGGCCTGATGCAGGCGCAGCTGGCGACCAACGTGCCAGTCTTCTCCGTGTCGCTCACGCCGCATAATTTCCAGCCCTCTGCCGAATTCATCGACTTCTACACGCACCACTTCGTGAAAAAAGGCCAGGAAGCGGCGCGGGCGGTCTGCCAGATCCACGCGCTCGAACTCTGA
- a CDS encoding phage antirepressor KilAC domain-containing protein has product MMISTESLKSLEQSVTMSSRELAQMTGITHGEVKRLIKSLETAQRLSQPLNVSEYEREGEVRQEYRLNKRDSLLAVARLSPGFTAEVLDRWQDREKTTHLPDFTNPAEAARAWAEQFEQRQAAEQQLALSAPKAAFFDTFVEVDDALGFRQLCKMLKAKEPEFRQFLLERNIMYRAKGILTPQHYHLQAGYFTLHTGTGENQHAFSQARFTSKGVKWVASLWAGHLSAQLKGAAA; this is encoded by the coding sequence ATGATGATTTCGACTGAAAGCCTCAAATCTCTGGAACAATCGGTCACAATGAGCAGCCGTGAACTGGCTCAGATGACCGGCATCACACACGGAGAAGTGAAGCGGTTAATCAAAAGTCTGGAAACGGCGCAGCGTCTCTCCCAGCCACTCAACGTCAGCGAGTATGAGCGGGAAGGGGAAGTGCGTCAGGAGTACCGCCTGAATAAGCGTGATTCGCTGCTGGCCGTGGCTCGCCTGTCGCCGGGCTTCACGGCTGAAGTGCTGGATCGCTGGCAGGACCGGGAAAAGACCACCCATCTTCCAGACTTTACCAATCCGGCCGAAGCGGCGCGTGCCTGGGCGGAGCAGTTTGAACAGCGTCAGGCCGCAGAGCAGCAGCTGGCGCTCTCGGCACCCAAAGCCGCGTTCTTTGATACCTTCGTTGAGGTGGACGACGCGCTGGGTTTCCGTCAGCTCTGCAAGATGCTGAAAGCCAAAGAGCCGGAATTCCGTCAGTTCCTGCTGGAACGCAATATCATGTATCGTGCGAAGGGCATCCTGACGCCGCAGCACTATCACCTGCAGGCCGGCTACTTCACACTGCACACCGGCACGGGTGAAAACCAGCATGCCTTTTCTCAGGCGCGCTTCACCTCCAAAGGGGTGAAATGGGTCGCCAGCTTATGGGCCGGTCATCTCTCTGCGCAGCTGAAAGGGGCAGCCGCCTGA
- a CDS encoding MetQ/NlpA family ABC transporter substrate-binding protein, which yields MKGLFTALLASSVLLLSACSKDDDNKVKVAINTGPDEAIWQVVQQVAKDKYKLDVEVLNFNDYVLPNEALNNKEVDANAFQSLPYLEAQSKERGYKFAVVGKTFVFPIAAYSHKIKNISELQNGATITISNEATTLGRSLLLLQAQGLIKLKEGVGYLPTSLDIIENPKNLKLVEVDTPQLTRTLDDPNVTLSIINTNFSAQAGLSAHRDGLFMESASSPYVNALVSREENKDSDKIQKLKAALQSPEVAAKADEVYKGDAIKGW from the coding sequence ATGAAAGGTCTGTTTACGGCGTTACTCGCCAGTTCTGTTTTATTATTATCTGCCTGCTCGAAAGATGACGATAACAAAGTTAAAGTTGCCATTAATACCGGGCCGGATGAGGCGATCTGGCAGGTGGTTCAGCAGGTCGCAAAAGATAAATACAAACTTGATGTTGAGGTTCTCAACTTCAATGATTATGTGCTGCCTAACGAGGCGCTGAATAATAAAGAAGTGGATGCCAACGCTTTCCAGAGCCTGCCTTATCTGGAGGCGCAGTCCAAAGAGCGCGGCTATAAGTTTGCCGTGGTCGGCAAAACGTTTGTCTTCCCGATTGCGGCCTATTCGCACAAGATCAAGAACATCAGCGAACTGCAGAATGGTGCCACCATCACCATTTCTAATGAAGCCACGACGCTGGGACGCAGCCTGCTGCTGTTACAGGCACAGGGTCTGATCAAACTGAAAGAGGGTGTGGGTTATTTACCGACCTCGCTGGATATTATTGAGAATCCAAAGAATCTGAAGCTGGTTGAAGTGGATACGCCACAGCTGACCCGCACGCTGGACGATCCCAACGTGACCCTGTCGATTATCAATACCAACTTCTCCGCTCAGGCGGGATTATCAGCGCACCGCGACGGCCTGTTTATGGAGAGCGCCTCATCGCCTTACGTGAATGCACTGGTTTCACGCGAAGAGAATAAAGACAGCGATAAAATCCAGAAGCTGAAAGCGGCGCTGCAGTCACCGGAAGTGGCGGCGAAAGCCGACGAAGTCTATAAGGGTGACGCCATCAAAGGATGGTAA
- a CDS encoding cupin domain-containing protein, translated as MSKQKNKINAVEVMRSSQAWNGEVIDAYPAGEPELTVMRLSLPAHTSLPWHTHPMPNAAFILSGTLIVEDKESGEQRTFHAGEALNETVNSAHRGYTLEEPAELVITYAGVKGQDLSEPLPGEPEEF; from the coding sequence ATGTCGAAGCAAAAGAACAAAATTAACGCCGTTGAGGTAATGCGCAGCAGCCAGGCCTGGAATGGCGAGGTAATTGATGCTTATCCCGCTGGCGAACCTGAACTGACCGTAATGCGACTGTCGCTGCCTGCCCATACCTCGCTCCCCTGGCACACCCATCCGATGCCAAATGCGGCGTTTATTCTCTCCGGCACCCTGATCGTCGAAGATAAAGAGAGCGGCGAGCAGCGCACGTTTCACGCGGGAGAGGCCCTGAATGAAACCGTCAACAGCGCACACCGGGGATACACGCTGGAAGAGCCTGCCGAACTGGTGATCACCTATGCCGGCGTAAAGGGGCAGGATCTGAGCGAACCTCTGCCAGGTGAGCCGGAGGAGTTTTAG
- a CDS encoding substrate-binding domain-containing protein, translating into MLRVAVAGSLKPVWPALMASFPAPVETRSGPAGLLREEIEAGLVCDLFVSASEEHPQRLRQAGQALATLPFATNTLCLTVRSDRLQAGDDWFTLLTRDRLRIATSTPGDDPGGDYAQQLFSRMGKAGEAVRQRARARVGGRHSPPIPPGRLAAEWLILEDRADLFIGYASYRAALRRIAGLTVMAIPPAFNPVARYCCAILTPEAQPLAGFLLTDWAQARLREAGFGGAPQAHSPA; encoded by the coding sequence ATGCTCAGGGTGGCGGTGGCGGGCAGTCTGAAACCGGTCTGGCCCGCGCTGATGGCGAGCTTCCCGGCGCCGGTGGAGACCCGGTCTGGCCCGGCCGGTCTGCTGCGTGAAGAGATTGAAGCGGGGCTGGTCTGCGATCTCTTCGTCTCAGCCAGCGAAGAACATCCGCAGCGGCTGCGGCAGGCGGGTCAGGCGCTGGCAACCCTGCCCTTTGCCACCAATACGCTCTGCCTCACCGTCCGCAGCGATCGGCTTCAGGCGGGCGACGACTGGTTCACACTGCTGACCCGTGACAGGCTGCGGATCGCCACCTCCACGCCGGGCGACGATCCCGGCGGTGACTATGCGCAACAGCTCTTTTCCCGGATGGGAAAGGCGGGCGAAGCGGTGCGTCAGCGGGCCAGAGCGCGGGTCGGTGGACGCCACTCCCCCCCGATCCCGCCGGGCAGGCTGGCGGCGGAATGGCTTATTCTGGAAGATCGGGCCGATCTGTTCATCGGTTATGCCAGCTATCGGGCGGCGCTGCGCCGGATTGCCGGGCTGACGGTGATGGCAATCCCGCCCGCGTTTAACCCGGTGGCGCGTTACTGCTGCGCCATCCTTACCCCGGAGGCGCAGCCGCTGGCCGGGTTTCTGCTGACCGACTGGGCGCAGGCGCGGCTGCGGGAGGCCGGGTTTGGCGGTGCGCCGCAGGCTCATTCCCCGGCCTGA
- a CDS encoding ABC transporter substrate-binding protein, which produces MKRFWQVCTLGLLAVLPLASQASRQITDQTGRQVTIPDRVDRVVVLQHQTLNLLVQMNATDKIVGVMANWKQELGDGYARLAPELNQKATLGDLTHVDPEKLVALHPQVVFVTNYAPQAMIDSISALGIPVVAISLRHDRPGEKAKMNPTMIDEETAYDRGLREGITLIGDIVNHPADAKALIAATDEGRQIVRDRLKAIPADKRIRAYMANPELTTYGAGKYTGLMMQHAGAVNVAAATITGFKTVSMEQVISWNPQVIFVQNRYPGVVQTIKQSPQWQSIDAVKHHRVYLMPDYAKAWGYPMPEAMGLGELWMAKKLYPQTFQDVDMARLANQWYQRFYRTHWQATE; this is translated from the coding sequence ATGAAGCGTTTCTGGCAGGTATGCACCCTCGGTTTACTGGCCGTTCTTCCCCTGGCATCTCAGGCGTCGCGTCAGATTACTGACCAGACTGGCCGTCAGGTTACGATTCCTGACCGCGTCGACCGCGTGGTGGTACTCCAGCATCAGACCCTGAATCTGCTGGTGCAGATGAACGCCACCGATAAGATTGTCGGGGTGATGGCGAACTGGAAGCAGGAGCTGGGCGACGGCTATGCGCGTCTGGCACCGGAACTGAATCAGAAAGCCACCCTCGGCGATTTGACGCACGTCGATCCGGAAAAGCTGGTGGCGCTGCATCCGCAGGTGGTGTTTGTCACCAACTATGCGCCGCAGGCGATGATTGACAGCATCAGCGCCCTGGGTATTCCGGTGGTGGCGATCTCTCTGCGTCACGATCGGCCCGGTGAAAAGGCCAAAATGAATCCCACGATGATCGACGAGGAAACGGCCTACGATCGGGGGCTGCGCGAAGGCATTACGCTGATCGGCGATATCGTTAATCACCCCGCAGACGCGAAGGCGCTGATCGCGGCCACCGATGAGGGCCGTCAGATTGTCCGCGACCGTCTCAAGGCAATCCCGGCGGATAAACGCATTCGCGCCTATATGGCGAATCCGGAACTGACCACCTACGGTGCGGGCAAATACACCGGTTTGATGATGCAGCATGCGGGTGCAGTCAACGTCGCCGCCGCGACCATTACGGGATTTAAGACGGTCTCAATGGAGCAGGTGATCAGCTGGAACCCGCAGGTTATTTTTGTGCAGAACCGCTATCCCGGTGTAGTACAGACGATCAAGCAATCCCCGCAATGGCAGAGCATCGATGCGGTTAAACACCATCGCGTTTATCTGATGCCGGACTACGCCAAGGCCTGGGGCTATCCGATGCCGGAAGCGATGGGGCTGGGGGAACTCTGGATGGCGAAAAAACTCTATCCGCAGACGTTTCAGGATGTGGATATGGCCCGGCTGGCCAATCAGTGGTATCAGCGCTTCTATCGCACCCACTGGCAGGCAACGGAGTGA
- a CDS encoding putative urea ABC transporter substrate-binding protein has protein sequence MKKSPLLTLVMSLALLVSAPSFAAAKKEFNICWTIYAGWMPWGAISNEKIIDKWASKYGIKIHITQLNDYIESINQYTAGQFDGCTMTNMDALTIPAAGGVDSTALITGSYSDGNDGIVLKGTGKKLSDLKGMSVYLPALSVSHYLLVRGLETAGLQEKDVKVVNTSDADIVSAFGTSGVKAAVAWNPQLSVIKKTPQTTEVFSSSAVPGELIDMMVVNTDTLKENPALGKALTGAWFEMMAKMQAGDTQALSAMAADSGTDLAGYQAQLKTTHLFPTPAETTTFVSSPDLPKTMQRVAAFSFDKGLLGEGAQSADFIGMQFPGNVTVGDPANIKLRFDDSYLKMAAAGKL, from the coding sequence ATGAAGAAATCCCCCCTCCTGACACTTGTTATGTCGCTGGCGCTGCTGGTCAGCGCCCCCTCGTTTGCCGCGGCGAAAAAAGAGTTCAACATCTGCTGGACCATCTATGCGGGCTGGATGCCCTGGGGCGCCATCAGCAATGAGAAGATCATTGATAAATGGGCCAGCAAATATGGCATCAAAATTCACATCACCCAGCTGAACGACTATATCGAGTCGATCAACCAGTACACGGCGGGCCAGTTCGACGGCTGCACCATGACCAATATGGATGCCCTGACCATTCCGGCCGCCGGGGGCGTTGACTCCACGGCGCTGATCACCGGCAGCTATTCCGACGGCAACGACGGCATCGTCCTGAAAGGAACCGGAAAGAAACTCAGCGATCTGAAAGGGATGTCGGTCTATCTGCCTGCGCTGTCGGTTTCTCACTATCTGCTGGTCCGGGGGCTGGAGACGGCCGGGTTGCAGGAGAAGGATGTCAAAGTGGTGAACACCTCGGATGCCGATATCGTCTCGGCCTTCGGCACCAGCGGCGTTAAGGCGGCCGTTGCGTGGAATCCGCAGCTGTCGGTAATTAAAAAGACGCCGCAGACCACCGAAGTGTTCAGCTCCTCCGCCGTACCGGGGGAACTGATCGACATGATGGTAGTGAATACCGACACCCTGAAAGAGAACCCGGCACTGGGCAAGGCGCTGACCGGGGCCTGGTTTGAGATGATGGCGAAGATGCAGGCCGGGGATACACAGGCGCTGAGCGCGATGGCCGCCGATTCCGGCACCGATCTCGCCGGTTATCAGGCTCAGCTGAAAACCACCCACCTGTTCCCGACGCCCGCCGAAACCACCACCTTTGTCAGCTCGCCCGACCTGCCGAAAACCATGCAGCGCGTTGCCGCGTTCTCCTTTGATAAGGGCTTGCTGGGAGAGGGTGCGCAGAGTGCGGACTTCATCGGGATGCAGTTCCCTGGCAATGTCACCGTCGGTGATCCCGCCAACATCAAACTGCGCTTTGACGATAGCTATCTGAAGATGGCCGCCGCAGGCAAGCTCTAA
- a CDS encoding ABC transporter permease, whose product MRHINRYPRQGMRLTLMLLPFVLLAAAWFISSAVRLEANPHDKLLPGLSQMIAAIDRMAFTPDKRSGEFLLWADTWISLSRLLTGLAISSLIGLCIGIAAGVFPMSRAALSPFMTVVSMIPPLALLPMLFIVFGLDELSKMMLIVIGITPMLARDLEQRAREIPAELFIKAQTLGANSWTVVLRVVLPQLLSRLITSLRLLLGSAWLFLISAEAISATAGLGYRIFLVRRYMAMDVIIPYVIWITLLAWLMDLALRQLHKACFPWAEGGRE is encoded by the coding sequence ATGCGCCATATCAACCGCTATCCCCGCCAGGGAATGCGCCTGACGCTGATGCTATTACCCTTTGTGCTGCTGGCCGCCGCCTGGTTTATCAGTTCGGCGGTGCGCCTGGAGGCGAATCCGCATGACAAGCTGCTGCCGGGCCTGTCGCAGATGATCGCGGCCATCGATCGGATGGCCTTTACGCCGGACAAGCGCAGCGGGGAATTTCTGCTGTGGGCAGACACCTGGATCAGCCTGAGCCGCCTGCTGACCGGGCTGGCGATCTCATCGCTGATCGGCCTGTGCATCGGCATCGCGGCGGGCGTCTTCCCGATGAGCCGCGCGGCGCTGTCGCCTTTTATGACCGTGGTATCGATGATCCCGCCGCTGGCGCTGCTGCCGATGCTGTTTATCGTCTTCGGGCTGGATGAGCTGTCAAAAATGATGCTTATCGTCATCGGTATTACGCCGATGCTGGCGCGCGATCTGGAACAGCGGGCGCGGGAGATCCCCGCCGAACTGTTCATCAAGGCGCAGACCCTGGGGGCCAACAGCTGGACGGTGGTGCTGCGCGTGGTGTTGCCGCAGCTGCTGTCACGGCTGATCACCTCGCTGCGGCTGCTGCTCGGGTCGGCGTGGCTCTTTCTGATCTCCGCCGAGGCGATCTCCGCCACGGCCGGTCTGGGCTATCGCATTTTCCTTGTGCGCCGCTATATGGCGATGGACGTCATCATCCCCTATGTCATCTGGATCACGCTGCTGGCGTGGCTGATGGATCTGGCGCTGCGTCAGCTGCACAAGGCCTGTTTCCCCTGGGCGGAAGGAGGCCGGGAATGA
- a CDS encoding ABC transporter ATP-binding protein — translation MSFIDIKNIWQEYGDHVVLERINLQVKEGEFCSLVGASGCGKSTFLRLLLGQEKPTRGTITLDGAQLSAEPDRSRGVVFQRYSVFPHLNVLDNVAVGLELPASPFLGRLLGARKRQAREQAKAMLEKVGLGHALDKYPAQLSGGMQQRLAIAQAFVMQPRVLLLDEPFGALDPGIRKDMHALLLQLWSETRMTVFMVTHDLAEGFNLGTRLLVFDKVRLDPQAPNAWGARITYDIPLNETRLSQLATGTQNNLYPIKEIAR, via the coding sequence ATGAGTTTCATCGATATCAAAAACATCTGGCAGGAGTATGGCGACCATGTGGTGCTGGAGCGCATCAACCTGCAGGTGAAAGAGGGCGAGTTCTGTTCGCTGGTGGGCGCGTCGGGCTGCGGGAAATCGACGTTTCTGCGGCTGCTGCTTGGCCAGGAGAAGCCCACGCGGGGCACGATCACGCTGGACGGCGCGCAGCTGTCCGCCGAACCCGATCGCAGCCGTGGCGTGGTATTTCAGCGCTATTCCGTGTTTCCGCACCTGAACGTGCTGGATAACGTCGCTGTCGGCCTCGAACTGCCCGCCTCGCCGTTTCTGGGACGGCTGCTCGGTGCCCGGAAACGCCAGGCCCGTGAGCAGGCAAAAGCGATGCTGGAGAAGGTCGGGCTGGGGCATGCGCTCGACAAATATCCGGCGCAGCTCTCAGGCGGTATGCAGCAGCGACTGGCGATCGCTCAGGCGTTTGTGATGCAGCCGCGCGTGCTGCTGCTGGATGAGCCGTTTGGCGCGCTGGACCCCGGCATTCGCAAAGATATGCACGCGCTGCTGCTTCAGCTCTGGAGCGAAACCCGCATGACGGTGTTTATGGTCACCCACGACCTGGCCGAGGGCTTTAATCTCGGCACCCGGCTGCTGGTCTTTGACAAGGTCCGCCTCGATCCTCAGGCCCCGAATGCGTGGGGCGCGCGGATCACTTACGACATCCCGCTCAATGAGACCCGGCTCTCTCAGCTGGCGACCGGCACGCAAAACAACCTCTATCCGATTAAGGAGATCGCCCGATGA
- a CDS encoding urea amidolyase associated protein UAAP1, with amino-acid sequence MTTLFHSAPALRDERLPGGAHTSLILRKGQILRLTDINGGANVSMMMLNPHEKSERLNLPDTLKGQHTARLTRGHCFYSDMGRVMAAIVADSCGWHDPFGGVLNAAETQEKYGTGRYQELRNGFYRNGVDNLLVEMGKWDLGLADLLMVVNFFSRVTVDNAGRFTFTPDNSRAGDYVELYAPMDVLLILTALPHPQDPVTEYNPRPVQLSWYQADDSQAVTDAMLTRDENQRAFQNTRFFAL; translated from the coding sequence ATGACCACACTGTTTCACTCCGCCCCGGCCCTGCGCGACGAGCGGCTGCCGGGTGGCGCCCATACCTCACTGATTCTGCGCAAAGGGCAGATTCTGCGCCTGACCGATATCAACGGCGGCGCTAACGTCAGCATGATGATGCTCAATCCCCACGAAAAAAGTGAGCGCCTGAACCTGCCGGACACCCTGAAAGGGCAGCACACCGCGCGGCTGACGCGCGGACACTGTTTCTACTCTGATATGGGCCGCGTGATGGCGGCGATCGTCGCCGATAGCTGCGGCTGGCACGATCCCTTTGGCGGCGTACTCAACGCGGCTGAGACGCAGGAGAAGTATGGCACAGGGCGCTATCAGGAGCTGCGCAACGGCTTCTACCGCAACGGTGTGGATAATCTGCTGGTTGAGATGGGCAAATGGGATCTGGGCCTGGCGGATCTGCTGATGGTGGTGAACTTCTTCAGCCGGGTCACGGTGGATAACGCAGGCCGGTTTACATTCACCCCGGATAACAGCCGTGCGGGCGACTACGTGGAGCTTTACGCGCCGATGGATGTGCTGCTGATCCTCACCGCGCTGCCGCATCCGCAGGATCCGGTAACGGAATACAACCCGCGCCCGGTCCAGCTGAGCTGGTATCAGGCCGACGACAGTCAGGCCGTGACGGACGCCATGCTTACGCGCGATGAGAACCAGCGCGCATTTCAGAACACCCGCTTTTTTGCCCTGTAA